The region ATGCCATCAGCCAGTCTTTGGCGCCATTCCGGGTTTTTTAAATTGGCCAGATCACGTTTGGACGACATAAAGCCAACCTCGATCAGTACTGACGGAATGTCTGCGGCTTTGAGCACCGAAAACCCGGCCCTGCGATAGGGTTTGTTGTTCAATTTACCAACTGAGCCCTGCATGCCCAGCACCATGGCCTTTGCCAGACGCTCGGATCTGGGGTTGGTTTCCTGACGCACGAGATCCAGCAGAATATTGGCAATGGTGTCATCCGTGCCTGTCAAATCAATGCCCGCCAAGACCGAAGAGCGGTCGTGGCGCTCTGCAAGGTATTGCGAGGCGGCATCGCTGGCGGTTTCAGATAGGGTATAGACGGTTGCGCCATGGGCGTTGCCTTCGAGGATGGCATCTGCGTGCAGGGAAATAAATATATCTGCGCGCGCCTCATGAGCCTTGGCCACGCGGCCTTCGAGCGACACAAAGCTGTCGTCGTCGCGGGTCAGAATGACCTCGAATTCCCCGGTGCGGCGCAGGGTGTCGCGGATTTCGCGGGCAAAACGCAGCATCAGGTCTTTTTCCAAAGTGTTATTATGTTTTGCCCCAGGATCTACGCCGCCGTGGCCTGGATCCAGCACGACAACGGTGTGCTCCCAGCCGGTTTCGATGGCAAAGGGTTCGCGCGGCGCAACGCTGGGTTTGGGCAGATCCCAACGTGGATCATTTGGCGTGCCGGACTGCGCAGCAAAATCGGCTTCGGTGGCAGGCAGCAATGTGATTGTCAAAGCGGCTGTACCATTCTCGTCGTTCACTGCCATGCCGGCGCTGGTCACGGTCATGGGTTTGGGCAGATCCATGACCATGCGGCTCCAGCCGGGGCGAAACCCACCCATGCGCAGATCGGTCACGCGGTCTGTTTGGATCAAAGTTGCGGCGTCGACGCCGCGCCAGTCCACTTCGCGAAAATCAACCACCAAGCGCTTTGGCGCATCTAATGTGAACAAACGCCACGGAATGCCCTGAGACAATGCCAGTGAAATCTCTACGCCGCCTTTGCGGGCCTCGGTGATGGAAGACGCGGCCGGATCGACACGTGCCAAACCGCTGAAATCTTGTGCTTGCAGGCTGCTTGCCCAGATCATTGCCACGAAGAAAAGAATTTTACGCATGAACCAATACTTAATTTGAGTGCCATCAGCATAAGGCAGCTTTGCAGGCAGGGATACTTAGATATGACCGCGTGCGCGCATAAAGGCGGCGAGCCGCTCAAGGCCTTCGGCGATGTCTGCGGTGGAGC is a window of Cognatishimia sp. WU-CL00825 DNA encoding:
- a CDS encoding N-acetylmuramoyl-L-alanine amidase, with amino-acid sequence MRKILFFVAMIWASSLQAQDFSGLARVDPAASSITEARKGGVEISLALSQGIPWRLFTLDAPKRLVVDFREVDWRGVDAATLIQTDRVTDLRMGGFRPGWSRMVMDLPKPMTVTSAGMAVNDENGTAALTITLLPATEADFAAQSGTPNDPRWDLPKPSVAPREPFAIETGWEHTVVVLDPGHGGVDPGAKHNNTLEKDLMLRFAREIRDTLRRTGEFEVILTRDDDSFVSLEGRVAKAHEARADIFISLHADAILEGNAHGATVYTLSETASDAASQYLAERHDRSSVLAGIDLTGTDDTIANILLDLVRQETNPRSERLAKAMVLGMQGSVGKLNNKPYRRAGFSVLKAADIPSVLIEVGFMSSKRDLANLKNPEWRQRLADGIRDGLQAWVIADKAAKALVRQ